In the genome of Streptomyces sp. NBC_00190, one region contains:
- the eat gene encoding ethanolamine permease, whose protein sequence is MADDIEARLTAVPAPPTSPDGGDTSADYLERRTLRRGSAGWLLLTGLGVAYVVSGDFSGWNVGLDKGGFGGLAIATVLMGAMYACLVFSLAELSTILPTAGGGYGFARRALGPWGGFLTGTAILIEYILAPAAIVIFIGDYVESLGLFGLTSSWPVYLGCFVVFIGVHLWGVGEALRFSLVVTAVAVAALLIFAVGAFTEFSADGLNDIPVDANAFGSNSWLPLGVLGIWAAFPFGMWFFLGVEGVPLAAEEAKDPVRSMPKALSISMGILALLALITFFAATGAQGADAVKSAGNPLVVALEGDGGPTALSRFVNYAGLAGLVASFFSLIYAGSRQLFALSRAGYLPRFLSLTSKRKAPYLGLVIPGAIGFALAAATGDGARMLNIAVFGATISYALMALSHMVLRRREPGLERPYRTPGGILTSSVAFVLALSALVATFLVDKDAAFIALAVYAVALAYFAIYSRHHLVASAPEEEFAALAEAEAELARD, encoded by the coding sequence ATGGCCGACGACATCGAGGCACGGCTGACAGCCGTGCCCGCACCCCCCACGTCCCCCGACGGCGGCGACACGTCCGCCGACTACCTGGAACGCCGCACGCTGCGCCGCGGCAGCGCCGGCTGGCTGCTGCTCACCGGCCTGGGCGTCGCGTACGTCGTCTCCGGGGACTTCTCCGGCTGGAACGTAGGCCTCGACAAGGGCGGCTTCGGCGGCCTCGCCATCGCCACCGTCCTCATGGGCGCGATGTACGCGTGCCTGGTCTTCTCCCTGGCGGAGCTGTCCACCATCCTGCCGACGGCGGGCGGGGGTTACGGCTTCGCCCGCCGCGCGCTGGGCCCCTGGGGCGGCTTCCTCACCGGTACCGCGATCCTCATCGAGTACATCCTGGCCCCGGCGGCGATCGTCATCTTCATCGGCGACTACGTCGAGTCCCTCGGCCTCTTCGGACTCACCTCCAGCTGGCCCGTCTACCTCGGCTGCTTCGTCGTCTTCATCGGGGTCCACCTCTGGGGCGTCGGCGAAGCCCTGCGCTTCAGCCTCGTCGTGACCGCCGTCGCCGTCGCCGCACTGCTGATCTTCGCGGTGGGCGCCTTCACCGAGTTCAGCGCCGACGGCCTGAACGACATCCCGGTCGACGCCAACGCCTTCGGCTCGAACTCCTGGCTGCCGCTGGGCGTGCTGGGCATCTGGGCCGCGTTCCCCTTCGGCATGTGGTTCTTCCTGGGTGTGGAAGGCGTACCGCTGGCGGCCGAAGAGGCCAAGGACCCGGTCCGCTCCATGCCGAAGGCCCTGTCCATCTCCATGGGCATCCTCGCCCTGCTGGCGCTGATCACCTTCTTCGCGGCGACGGGCGCGCAGGGCGCGGACGCCGTCAAGTCGGCGGGCAACCCGCTGGTCGTGGCGCTGGAGGGGGACGGCGGCCCGACCGCGCTCAGCCGCTTCGTCAACTACGCGGGCCTCGCCGGGCTGGTGGCCTCGTTCTTCTCGCTCATCTACGCGGGCTCGCGCCAGCTCTTCGCCCTCTCCCGGGCCGGCTACCTGCCCCGGTTCCTCTCCCTGACCTCGAAGCGCAAGGCCCCGTACCTGGGCCTGGTCATCCCCGGCGCGATCGGCTTCGCGCTCGCCGCCGCCACGGGCGACGGCGCGCGGATGCTGAACATCGCGGTGTTCGGCGCGACCATCTCCTACGCCCTGATGGCCCTCTCGCACATGGTGCTGCGCCGCCGGGAGCCGGGCCTGGAGCGCCCGTACCGCACCCCCGGCGGAATCCTGACCTCCTCGGTGGCCTTCGTACTCGCCCTGTCGGCCCTCGTCGCCACCTTCCTGGTGGACAAGGACGCGGCATTCATCGCCCTGGCCGTGTACGCCGTCGCCCTCGCCTACTTCGCGATCTACAGTCGGCACCACCTCGTGGCCTCGGCCCCGGAGGAGGAGTTCGCGGCCTTGGCGGAAGCCGAGGCCGAGCTGGCCCGCGACTGA
- a CDS encoding gamma-glutamyl-gamma-aminobutyrate hydrolase family protein produces the protein MPRPLIGITTYVEESTRYRVWDLDTALVPTGYYELVQAAGGAAVLLPPDATGAAAEVLSRLDGLVVAGGPDMDPARYGAARDSRTGPPATVRDEWELALISAALEADMPLLGICRGMQALNVALGGSLVQHIDGHFETPGTFSWHSVRPVPGTRYAALVPEEAEVPTYHHQAVERLGSGLVVSAHAVDGTVEAIELPDPERWVLGVQWHPERDKDTRVLASLIEAATARAAAPAH, from the coding sequence GTGCCACGGCCGCTCATCGGCATCACCACCTACGTGGAGGAATCCACCCGCTACCGCGTGTGGGACCTCGATACGGCGCTCGTACCCACCGGGTACTACGAACTCGTCCAGGCGGCGGGCGGTGCGGCCGTGCTGCTCCCGCCGGACGCAACAGGGGCGGCGGCGGAGGTGCTGAGCCGGCTGGACGGCCTGGTCGTCGCGGGCGGCCCGGACATGGACCCGGCCCGCTACGGCGCCGCCCGTGACTCCCGTACGGGTCCCCCCGCGACGGTCCGCGACGAGTGGGAACTGGCCCTGATCTCGGCCGCGCTGGAGGCGGACATGCCGCTGCTCGGCATCTGCCGGGGCATGCAGGCGCTGAACGTGGCCCTGGGCGGCAGCCTGGTCCAGCACATCGACGGTCACTTCGAGACGCCGGGCACCTTCTCCTGGCACTCCGTCCGCCCGGTCCCGGGCACCCGGTACGCGGCCCTGGTACCGGAGGAGGCGGAGGTCCCGACCTACCACCACCAGGCCGTCGAACGCCTGGGCAGCGGCCTGGTGGTCTCGGCGCACGCGGTCGACGGCACGGTGGAGGCGATCGAACTCCCGGACCCGGAGCGGTGGGTGCTGGGCGTCCAGTGGCACCCGGAGCGCGACAAGGACACCCGCGTTCTGGCGTCCCTGATCGAAGCCGCCACCGCCCGCGCGGCGGCCCCGGCGCACTGA
- a CDS encoding LysR family transcriptional regulator, whose amino-acid sequence MGDEERVPLAHRVPDLGALELLLAVARVGSLSGAARRLGITQPAASSRIRAMEARLGVALVDRSPRGSTLTAEGALVTDWARRVVEAAEAFDAGAQALRGRRDSRLRVAASMTIAEYLMPGWLIALRGQRPDTAVSLQAGNSALVAQRVLVHEADLGFVEGLTVAEGLDSAVIAQDRLVVAVAPGHPWARRSRGVEVAELASAPLILRERGSGTRQVLDAALAGSGGLAAPLLELASTTAVKAAALSGAGPCVLSELAVVDELAARRLVEVPVSGAVLGRALRAVWPAGSRPAGPARDLLSLTRGKA is encoded by the coding sequence ATGGGTGATGAGGAGCGGGTGCCGCTGGCACACCGGGTGCCGGACCTGGGCGCGTTGGAACTGCTGCTCGCGGTCGCGCGCGTCGGCAGCCTGAGCGGCGCGGCCCGGCGGCTGGGAATCACCCAGCCCGCGGCGAGCAGCCGGATCCGGGCGATGGAGGCGCGGTTGGGGGTGGCCCTGGTGGACCGCTCGCCGCGGGGTTCGACGCTGACGGCGGAAGGCGCGCTGGTCACCGACTGGGCCCGGCGCGTGGTGGAGGCGGCCGAGGCCTTCGACGCGGGCGCGCAGGCGCTGCGCGGGCGGCGCGACTCGCGGCTGCGGGTGGCCGCCAGCATGACCATCGCGGAGTACCTGATGCCGGGGTGGCTGATCGCGCTGCGCGGGCAGCGGCCGGATACGGCGGTGTCGCTGCAGGCCGGGAACTCGGCGCTGGTCGCGCAGCGGGTCCTCGTGCACGAGGCGGACCTCGGCTTCGTGGAGGGGCTGACGGTTGCGGAGGGGCTCGACTCGGCGGTGATCGCGCAGGACCGCCTCGTGGTGGCGGTCGCGCCGGGCCACCCGTGGGCGCGGCGTTCGCGGGGCGTGGAGGTGGCCGAGCTGGCGTCCGCGCCGCTGATCCTGCGGGAGCGGGGGTCGGGAACGCGGCAGGTGCTGGACGCCGCGCTGGCGGGGAGCGGGGGGCTGGCGGCGCCGCTGCTGGAACTGGCGTCGACCACCGCCGTGAAGGCGGCGGCGCTGAGCGGCGCGGGGCCGTGCGTGCTCTCGGAACTGGCGGTGGTGGACGAGCTGGCGGCGCGCAGGCTGGTGGAGGTGCCGGTTTCGGGCGCCGTCCTCGGGCGGGCCCTGCGGGCGGTCTGGCCGGCGGGCTCCCGGCCGGCGGGCCCGGCCCGTGACCTGCTGTCGCTGACCCGCGGCAAGGCCTAG